The stretch of DNA CAGCGCTGAGTTTGCGCGGGTTATTGCGCATCAGACGCTCGATCCCCGCGGCTTCCACGGCCATGGCCGGGATTGCCTCCTCGGGTACACCGAAACTGCGCAGCCCGGCCGGAATCTCCACCGCCGCACACAGTTCGCTCATCGCCTGCACGGCTTTGTCCGCCGCCTCCGTGGCACTCAGGTGAGCGGTCTTGACCCCCATGGCTTCAGCAATATCCTGCATGCGCTCGACGCAGGCCATCTTGTTCCAGGTCATGACATACGGCAGCAGCAACGCGTTACTCACGCCATGGGCGATGTTGAAACGCCCGCCCAGCGGATACGCCAGCGCATGCACCGCGCCGACACCCGCGTTGCCGAACGCCATGCCGGCCATCAGGCTGGCGGTGGCCATGTCTTCGCGGGCTTGCAGGTTGCCGCCGTTGGCGTACGCCTTGGGCAGCGCTTTGGCGATCAGTTTGATGGCGCCGATGGCGAGGGAATCGGTGATCGGCGAGGCATTCACCGACAGATAGGATTCGATGGCATGCACCAGCGCATCGACGCCACTGGCGGCAGTGACGCTGCGCGGGCAGGTCAGGGTCATCTGCGGACTGACCAACGCGACGTCGGGTAATAGAAAATCGCTGACGATGCCTTTCTTCAACTGGGCAACTTTGTCCGAGAGGATCGCCACATTGGTCACTTCCGAACCGGTGCCAGCGGTGGTCGGGATGGCGATCAGCGGCGGGCCTTTGCGCGGCACCTGATCGACGCCGAACAGGTCCTCCAGCGCGCCGTGATAACCGGCGTAGGCGGCGACACTTTTGGCGATGTCGATGGCACTGCCGCCACCGAGGCCGATCAAGCCGTCATGCCCGCCTTCTCGGTAAACACGCATGCAGTCTTCGACGATGGCAATTGCCGGGTCCGGCAGCACGCGGTCGAAAATCTCGTACTCGCGCCCGCCCAATTGGCACAGCGCCAGCTCCACGGTGCCGGATTTGACCAGCGCGGCGTCGGTGACGATCAGCGGGTTGTCGATATCCAGACGCGTGAGCTCCGCCGCCAGTTGCTCGATGGCCCCGGCGCCGGTGATCAGTTTGTGAGCGATTTTGAACTGGGACAGACTCATCGTGCGCAGCCTCTTATAAGTGTGGGAGCTGAGCACAAGCGTAGCTGAGGGTTTGGGGTTGTCTGCCATTCACTGCATGAATGACCCAACCTCTGAACACACCAAAAATCATTGTAGGAGTGAGCCTGCTCGCGATGACGGACTGACATCCACCAATGATGTCGACTGAAAGTCCGCAATCGCGAGCAGGCTCACTCCTACAGGGGAATACGCTAGACCTGGGCGGTACGCAGTTTTTCGCTACGCCCGCGTAGCCATTCCAGGGTCAGCAGCAGAATCACCGAAAAGGCGATCAGCAGCGTTGCCGCCGCCGCGATGGTCGGGCTGAGGTTCTCGCGAATCCCGCTGAACATCTGCCGTGGCAACGTCGCTTGCTCGGGACCTGCAAGGAACAACGTCACTACCACCTCATCAAACGAAGTCGCAAAGGCGAACAGCGCCCCGGAAATCACCCCCGGTGCAATCAGCGGCAAAGTCACACGACGGAACGCGGTCAATGGCGATGCACCAAGACTCGCCGCCGCCCGCACCAGATTGTGATTAAACCCCTGCAACGTCGCCGACACAGTGATGATCACGAACGGCACCCCCAAAACCGCGTGGACCACGATCAACGAGAAGAAACTGTTGCCCAGCCCCAGCGGCGCGAAGAACAGATAACTCGCCACGCCAATGATCACCACCGGCACCACCATCGGCGAAATCACCAGCGCCATCACCAGCGATTTGCCGGGGAAGTCGCCACGGGTCAGGCCGATCGCGGCCAATGTGCCGAAGACCATCGCCAGCACCGTCGCGGCGGGGGCGACGATGATGCTGTTCTTCAGCGAGCGCATCCATTCGGCCGAGGCGAAGAAGTCCTGATACCAGTGCAGGGAAAAGCCCTGCAGCGGATACACCAGGAAACTGCCCGAGTTGAACGACAGCGGCACGATCACCAGCACCGGCAGAATCAGGAACAGCAGGATCAGGCCGCAGAGAATCCGCAAGCTGTAGAACCACACCCGTTCGATGGGCGACATGTAAGGACTCAGCATTTCAAATTCCCCTTAGCTCAGGCGCAGGCGACTGGCGCCCACCAGCCAGCTGTAGATCAGATACAGCACCACGGTCGCCAGCAGCAGCAAGCCGCCGAGCGCAGTGGCCATGCCCCAGTTGATGCTGGTGTTGGTGTAGAACGCGACGAAGTAGCTGACCATTTGATCGTTCGGGCTGCCGAGCAGCGCCGGGGTGATGTAGTAGCCGATGGCGAGGATGAACACCAACAGGCAACCGGCGCCGACGCCGGCATAGGTCTGCGGGAAGTACACCCGCCAGAAACTGGCGAAGGGGTGGCAGCCCAGCGAGATGGCGGCGCGCATGTAGGTCGGCGAGATGCCTTTCAT from Pseudomonas sp. P8_229 encodes:
- a CDS encoding iron-containing alcohol dehydrogenase encodes the protein MSLSQFKIAHKLITGAGAIEQLAAELTRLDIDNPLIVTDAALVKSGTVELALCQLGGREYEIFDRVLPDPAIAIVEDCMRVYREGGHDGLIGLGGGSAIDIAKSVAAYAGYHGALEDLFGVDQVPRKGPPLIAIPTTAGTGSEVTNVAILSDKVAQLKKGIVSDFLLPDVALVSPQMTLTCPRSVTAASGVDALVHAIESYLSVNASPITDSLAIGAIKLIAKALPKAYANGGNLQAREDMATASLMAGMAFGNAGVGAVHALAYPLGGRFNIAHGVSNALLLPYVMTWNKMACVERMQDIAEAMGVKTAHLSATEAADKAVQAMSELCAAVEIPAGLRSFGVPEEAIPAMAVEAAGIERLMRNNPRKLSAADIEKIYRAAY
- a CDS encoding ABC transporter permease, which gives rise to MLSPYMSPIERVWFYSLRILCGLILLFLILPVLVIVPLSFNSGSFLVYPLQGFSLHWYQDFFASAEWMRSLKNSIIVAPAATVLAMVFGTLAAIGLTRGDFPGKSLVMALVISPMVVPVVIIGVASYLFFAPLGLGNSFFSLIVVHAVLGVPFVIITVSATLQGFNHNLVRAAASLGASPLTAFRRVTLPLIAPGVISGALFAFATSFDEVVVTLFLAGPEQATLPRQMFSGIRENLSPTIAAAATLLIAFSVILLLTLEWLRGRSEKLRTAQV